In the genome of Candidatus Bathyarchaeota archaeon, one region contains:
- a CDS encoding GMP synthase encodes MQIFNPQEFVKRQVEEIKKLVGNERALIAVSGGVDSTTSAVLTYKAIGNNILCVMLDDAFMREGETERIAQLVSQPSINLPIRILNVQERFLKALEGLQDAEEKRKMFRETFYKVLGETAKKERCNVLVQGTIKADVIETTGGVKTQHNVLEQMGINTVERYGFKVVEPLASLYKEQVRIVARHLGVPSEIAERQPFPGPGLSVRVVGEIKRDKLDSAKKATAIVEEKFAKHKPSQYFAAIIDNKTVSYPRSMHIKEIAARFLNVPSRHLSIKIFEAKATGIKGGKRMYGGITALKAQTANGSLHSPSIAHLVALQAKVTMEHQFFTRVLYTIKETSKKQPYVVILRAIQTHDFLTAEVAEISWATLNETADEILKACSNISAVYYDVTPKPPATVEME; translated from the coding sequence TTGCAGATTTTTAATCCACAAGAATTCGTAAAAAGACAGGTGGAAGAGATAAAGAAGCTTGTTGGAAATGAACGCGCGCTAATCGCTGTTTCAGGTGGTGTTGATAGTACAACAAGCGCCGTCTTAACCTACAAAGCAATTGGCAATAACATTCTATGCGTGATGCTGGATGACGCCTTTATGCGAGAAGGCGAGACAGAACGTATCGCCCAGCTAGTATCACAACCATCAATAAATCTGCCGATAAGAATATTGAATGTTCAGGAAAGGTTCTTGAAGGCACTTGAAGGTCTACAAGACGCTGAAGAGAAACGCAAGATGTTCCGTGAGACATTTTACAAGGTATTAGGCGAAACTGCTAAAAAAGAAAGATGCAATGTGCTTGTTCAAGGAACTATAAAAGCTGATGTAATTGAAACAACGGGTGGCGTGAAAACCCAGCACAATGTACTTGAGCAAATGGGAATAAACACGGTTGAACGTTATGGTTTCAAAGTGGTTGAACCTCTCGCGTCTCTATACAAAGAGCAAGTTCGCATAGTGGCCCGCCACTTAGGAGTTCCCTCAGAAATTGCTGAAAGGCAGCCTTTTCCAGGTCCAGGCCTGTCTGTACGAGTTGTAGGTGAGATTAAAAGAGATAAGCTAGATTCAGCGAAAAAGGCAACGGCTATTGTTGAAGAAAAATTCGCGAAGCACAAGCCTAGCCAATATTTTGCTGCAATCATTGATAACAAAACGGTTTCCTATCCTAGGAGTATGCACATTAAAGAGATTGCTGCCCGTTTTCTTAATGTTCCTTCAAGGCATTTGTCAATCAAGATTTTCGAGGCGAAAGCTACTGGCATAAAAGGTGGCAAGAGGATGTATGGTGGAATTACCGCATTGAAAGCCCAAACTGCGAATGGCAGCCTTCATAGTCCGTCTATAGCCCACCTTGTTGCCCTCCAAGCTAAGGTAACTATGGAGCATCAATTCTTCACGCGAGTACTATATACAATTAAAGAAACGTCTAAGAAACAACCTTATGTTGTCATTTTGAGGGCGATTCAAACGCACGACTTTCTCACAGCAGAAGTAGCTGAAATTTCTTGGGCAACACTGAACGAGACAGCAGACGAAATACTGAAGGCTTGTTCGAACATTTCTGCGGTTTATTATGATGTGACACCCAAGCCTCCTGCAACAGTCGAAATGGAGTAA
- a CDS encoding arcadin 1: protein MLVRVQRIESIRDPEGILGKRIELVEEHKIPRFAIQPATEEARMVQSVVQALQQQLPVQTMRTGFNLPKIILFLTEQEYDQLNIKFDVNQTYEVELSNQSMKFSKVL from the coding sequence GTGCTTGTTAGAGTTCAACGCATTGAATCAATCCGCGACCCGGAAGGTATCCTAGGAAAGCGTATAGAGCTTGTAGAGGAACATAAGATACCGCGGTTCGCTATTCAACCAGCCACAGAAGAAGCAAGGATGGTGCAAAGCGTAGTTCAAGCCTTACAGCAACAGCTTCCTGTACAAACTATGCGAACAGGATTTAACCTGCCCAAAATCATCCTGTTCTTAACCGAGCAAGAATATGACCAGCTAAACATCAAATTCGATGTTAATCAAACCTATGAAGTCGAGCTTTCAAATCAAAGCATGAAGTTCAGCAAGGTACTCTAG
- a CDS encoding imidazolonepropionase, with translation MAIKADFAIINANELVTLKGTSNKPQIKEEMSSLGVIEDGAVAVKDQKIVAVGTTREVLGKLEKGFKVIDASRKLVTPGLIDPHVHLIFAGSRAEELESMAVKGIPYLEIKARGGGMPTTLEKTGKATTEELLKQTTQILDTMIIHGTTTIEAKSGYEMTFQGEIRQLEIINILNKTHPIDLIPTFLAQGIPFEYENKVDQLTDEIVEKWIPEIAKRKLVEYCDVFCEKGYFNAEQSKRILEMGRKYGMKLRIHSDWLVHSGGAKLGAELGVVSADHLIFTPAEEIDALVKKGTIGVFLPTTPFCYLGTYAKAREIINDGLPIALATDLSAANMCESMQMMMTIAILQMKMTTEEALVASTINAAHSIERAHEIGSLEEGKRADIVIFDAPNHKYFPYHYGINLAEKVFKNGKLVAEKGRRTK, from the coding sequence ATGGCAATAAAGGCTGACTTCGCAATAATCAACGCAAATGAACTGGTAACTCTAAAGGGGACAAGCAATAAACCGCAAATTAAAGAAGAAATGAGTAGTCTTGGCGTAATAGAGGATGGCGCTGTCGCAGTCAAGGACCAGAAAATAGTGGCTGTCGGAACTACAAGAGAAGTGTTGGGCAAGCTTGAAAAAGGATTCAAAGTCATAGATGCGAGTCGCAAGCTCGTCACGCCTGGACTTATCGATCCCCATGTCCACCTAATTTTCGCCGGTTCAAGAGCAGAAGAACTCGAGTCCATGGCTGTAAAAGGAATTCCATATTTGGAAATCAAAGCTAGGGGAGGGGGCATGCCAACAACACTCGAAAAAACAGGTAAAGCAACGACTGAAGAACTGCTTAAACAAACCACCCAAATACTTGACACGATGATAATCCACGGCACAACAACAATAGAAGCGAAAAGCGGATACGAAATGACATTTCAAGGCGAAATCAGACAACTAGAAATAATTAACATCCTCAACAAAACACATCCAATCGACCTGATTCCAACCTTTCTGGCTCAAGGAATCCCCTTCGAATATGAAAACAAAGTTGATCAACTAACAGATGAAATAGTCGAAAAATGGATTCCAGAAATCGCAAAGAGAAAATTGGTCGAATACTGTGATGTTTTTTGTGAAAAGGGATACTTCAATGCAGAACAATCCAAGCGAATACTTGAGATGGGCAGAAAATATGGAATGAAATTAAGGATTCACTCCGACTGGCTTGTCCACAGCGGAGGGGCAAAGCTGGGTGCTGAACTAGGAGTAGTCTCTGCTGATCACCTAATCTTTACACCAGCAGAGGAAATTGACGCCCTAGTAAAAAAAGGCACCATCGGAGTTTTCTTGCCGACAACTCCCTTCTGCTATTTGGGTACCTATGCAAAAGCTAGAGAAATCATCAACGATGGATTGCCTATTGCGTTGGCAACAGATTTGAGCGCGGCAAATATGTGTGAATCCATGCAGATGATGATGACTATTGCAATACTCCAGATGAAAATGACCACAGAAGAAGCCCTTGTAGCGTCAACAATTAATGCGGCTCACTCTATAGAGCGCGCCCATGAAATAGGAAGTTTGGAAGAAGGAAAAAGAGCAGATATCGTCATTTTTGACGCTCCCAACCACAAATACTTCCCATACCACTACGGTATTAATCTAGCTGAAAAAGTGTTTAAAAACGGGAAGTTGGTAGCAGAAAAGGGGCGAAGAACCAAATAA
- the hutH gene encoding histidine ammonia-lyase, with protein MKNVAIDGETLTVEGIITVARYNAQVTIPEKTKKKVKQARETLERLVKNQKIIYGVTTGFGALGNIAIQPKDIRQLQVNIIRSHSSAVGKPLSRDVTRALMLLRANTVAKGHSGVRLETLKTLVQMINKGVHPIIPEKGSVGASGDLAPLSHMVLVMIGEGEAEYQGVVISGKEAMKKADISPITLDMKEGVGLNNGTQMMTAIAALAIHDAENLVQTSEVAAAMSLEALCGIVDAFDEKIHGTRPHKGQIESARNICKLLSGSQLVKPSSEAVKENKYPQDPYSLRCIPQVSGSVRDTISYVKSVIGVEINSATDNPLIFAQDEVCLSGGNFHGQPISAAMDYLAIALTTMGNISERRTARLIDEKLSRGLPAFLISNKTKRGLQSGFMTLQYTAAALASENKSLAHPASVDSIPTSANFEDFVSMGPFAARKAVEILRNTEYIVAIELLSAAQGVEFRGANKLGKGTKTAYNLIRRRIPALEEDRVLHKDIEAVKSLIRNKEFSKLKR; from the coding sequence ATGAAGAACGTAGCTATTGACGGAGAAACCCTAACTGTAGAAGGCATTATTACTGTTGCCCGTTACAATGCGCAGGTTACAATTCCTGAAAAAACCAAAAAAAAGGTCAAACAAGCGCGAGAAACCTTAGAACGCCTTGTAAAGAACCAAAAAATAATTTACGGAGTGACGACGGGTTTTGGCGCTTTGGGAAATATTGCTATCCAGCCTAAAGACATAAGGCAGCTTCAAGTCAACATCATTCGAAGCCATTCATCAGCTGTCGGAAAACCTCTAAGCAGAGATGTGACACGGGCGTTGATGCTTCTGCGCGCCAACACGGTGGCCAAGGGACATTCTGGAGTGCGCTTGGAAACTTTGAAGACATTAGTACAAATGATTAACAAAGGCGTTCATCCAATTATTCCAGAGAAAGGTTCAGTAGGAGCCAGCGGCGACTTGGCTCCACTTTCTCACATGGTTCTAGTGATGATTGGAGAAGGCGAAGCAGAATATCAAGGCGTAGTTATAAGTGGAAAAGAAGCCATGAAGAAAGCTGATATTTCGCCGATAACGCTTGATATGAAAGAAGGTGTTGGCCTGAATAACGGCACTCAGATGATGACAGCCATAGCAGCTCTTGCCATCCATGACGCGGAGAACTTGGTGCAAACATCCGAAGTCGCAGCAGCGATGAGTCTTGAAGCCCTATGTGGAATAGTGGACGCTTTCGATGAAAAAATTCATGGCACAAGACCTCATAAAGGACAGATTGAAAGCGCCAGAAACATCTGTAAGCTTCTATCAGGCAGCCAATTAGTAAAGCCTAGCAGTGAAGCGGTGAAAGAAAACAAGTACCCGCAAGACCCGTACTCCTTAAGATGCATCCCTCAAGTTTCAGGCTCAGTTCGTGACACAATAAGCTACGTTAAAAGCGTAATAGGAGTGGAGATTAATTCTGCAACCGACAACCCCCTCATCTTCGCTCAAGACGAAGTATGTCTGTCTGGTGGAAACTTTCATGGGCAACCCATCTCTGCCGCCATGGATTATCTCGCCATCGCGCTAACCACAATGGGCAACATTTCTGAAAGAAGAACAGCAAGGCTGATAGATGAAAAGTTAAGCAGAGGACTCCCTGCTTTCCTAATCTCCAACAAAACAAAGAGAGGGCTGCAAAGCGGCTTCATGACATTACAGTACACCGCCGCAGCCTTGGCCTCAGAAAACAAATCCTTAGCTCATCCGGCCAGCGTCGATTCAATTCCCACATCTGCTAATTTTGAAGACTTCGTGAGTATGGGTCCATTTGCAGCTAGAAAAGCTGTGGAAATTCTCAGGAACACTGAATATATCGTTGCTATCGAACTTCTGTCGGCTGCTCAAGGTGTTGAATTCAGAGGAGCAAACAAACTTGGAAAAGGCACAAAGACAGCGTACAATCTAATAAGGAGAAGGATCCCCGCCCTCGAGGAAGACAGAGTGCTTCATAAGGATATAGAGGCCGTTAAATCGCTAATTCGAAATAAAGAGTTTTCGAAGCTAAAAAGATAG
- a CDS encoding acylphosphatase, with translation MKVRARVFVNGRVQGVFFRSETHRKARRYNVTGWVRNLPDGRVEAVFEGEKESIEKLIQFCKKGSLGARVTKAEVVLETYTGEFGDFRIVW, from the coding sequence ATGAAAGTTAGGGCACGCGTGTTCGTCAACGGAAGAGTTCAAGGAGTTTTCTTTCGATCAGAAACACATCGAAAAGCCCGTAGATATAACGTGACAGGCTGGGTTAGAAACCTTCCAGATGGAAGAGTTGAGGCGGTTTTTGAAGGGGAAAAAGAAAGCATTGAGAAACTAATTCAGTTTTGTAAAAAGGGATCGCTCGGCGCAAGAGTAACCAAAGCCGAAGTAGTTTTGGAGACTTATACTGGTGAGTTTGGGGACTTCCGAATAGTATGGTAG
- a CDS encoding ribbon-helix-helix protein, CopG family yields MKLVTVLLPEAYLEGLDELVRANMYPSRSSAIRSAVRDLLKKELWTREERP; encoded by the coding sequence GTGAAGTTAGTAACAGTCTTATTGCCTGAAGCTTATTTAGAAGGATTAGACGAACTTGTGAGAGCCAACATGTATCCCAGCCGAAGCTCAGCCATCCGTTCAGCAGTTAGAGACTTGTTGAAAAAGGAGCTTTGGACAAGGGAAGAGAGGCCCTAA
- a CDS encoding MFS transporter, with the protein MDGEELRELYAILGTSFFLWMGWLAFAPVFPLHVDDLGFSFFDLGLLMALPSLFSIFLRLPIGTIAGRIGKKRIVLFALAIQFVSFLLLGFLSNLGALFAVRILQGIAVALFPPIITAAIYDLAIPKSRGKMFGVFFTSIGLAMISGPLLSTLLLQFLNFSDFFLVLSLFPAIGFGIYFTMSSSKGQSSVERYNSGIGSVGRVLKNRSVLALCSCRVLFAITASMFATVFSVYTRDVLLVAPFLVSALFMIRGISNTLLRLPSGKISDRIGRKKPIILAYVILVGVFLLFSETASFIAFILAMALYGFAWGLRVAPETALIGDLVDSEDASVGIALLQTMFPIGSTVGSILAGWLALTVPIQTIFKLSSLIIVPAIIILLTIKEDNIGY; encoded by the coding sequence ATGGATGGAGAGGAACTGCGAGAATTATATGCAATATTGGGAACCAGCTTCTTTCTATGGATGGGGTGGCTAGCTTTTGCACCTGTTTTTCCTTTGCATGTTGATGATCTTGGCTTCTCCTTTTTTGATTTGGGTCTTTTGATGGCATTGCCTTCTCTCTTTTCCATATTTCTTAGGCTTCCCATAGGAACCATTGCCGGTCGAATTGGGAAAAAACGGATAGTTCTCTTTGCTCTAGCCATTCAATTTGTGTCATTTCTGCTTCTGGGCTTTCTATCTAATTTAGGCGCGCTTTTTGCGGTTCGAATCTTGCAGGGAATTGCCGTGGCTCTCTTCCCGCCAATAATTACCGCAGCCATATACGACTTAGCAATTCCCAAGAGCAGGGGAAAAATGTTTGGAGTCTTTTTCACATCTATCGGATTGGCCATGATTTCAGGTCCATTGCTGAGCACTCTACTTTTACAGTTTCTAAACTTCAGCGATTTTTTCTTGGTGCTATCGTTGTTTCCAGCCATCGGTTTTGGTATATACTTCACCATGTCATCGAGCAAAGGCCAATCCTCTGTGGAAAGATACAACAGTGGAATAGGATCTGTAGGGCGGGTTCTGAAGAATCGAAGTGTTTTAGCATTATGTTCTTGTAGAGTTTTATTTGCAATTACAGCGTCGATGTTTGCCACGGTCTTCTCTGTATATACTCGAGATGTTTTATTGGTCGCACCATTTCTTGTGAGCGCCTTGTTTATGATTAGAGGAATATCTAATACTCTCTTACGTTTGCCTTCAGGGAAAATCTCTGACAGAATTGGGAGAAAGAAACCTATCATACTCGCATACGTCATTTTGGTGGGCGTGTTTTTGCTGTTTTCAGAAACAGCGAGTTTCATTGCCTTTATTCTAGCTATGGCTCTCTATGGATTTGCTTGGGGGTTGAGGGTTGCTCCAGAAACTGCACTTATTGGTGATCTTGTTGACAGTGAAGATGCAAGTGTGGGAATAGCTCTTCTCCAAACCATGTTTCCTATAGGTTCCACGGTCGGGTCCATTTTGGCAGGGTGGCTTGCACTAACCGTTCCAATTCAGACAATCTTCAAATTGTCTTCACTGATAATCGTTCCCGCGATTATTATTCTCTTAACCATAAAAGAGGATAACATTGGCTATTAG
- a CDS encoding RNA 3'-terminal phosphate cyclase, which translates to MLEVDGSQKSGSGTILRLSVAMAAILNEPLHIFNIRQKRPQPGLKPQHLEAVLTAARLCSATVKGAKLGSKELWFYPTEIASGKVEAEIGTAGSIPMLLITVLPICAFAKNPVYIHISKGGTDVSHSPTINYLRHVFLPTLGKIGLRSSLTVHKYGYYPKGMGEVSVKVMPCPKLASFSFGEFGLLESLKGVSVCTFLADRKVAKRQANAANNLLKTHGYEADIQVVNDFSNPLQKGSSLSLWAQTSTGILVGGDAIGELRKPSEAVGREAAENLVREIEAKATMDVHLADMLVPYMALAKGESVFLTRSITDHLETNIWFAQEILDVKFEVSKAGNLYKVEKRAS; encoded by the coding sequence TTGCTGGAAGTTGATGGGAGCCAAAAAAGCGGCAGCGGCACAATTCTCCGTTTATCGGTGGCAATGGCTGCAATTCTGAATGAGCCTCTTCACATATTTAACATACGTCAGAAACGCCCCCAACCAGGCTTGAAGCCTCAACATTTGGAAGCTGTGCTAACTGCTGCAAGGCTTTGCAGCGCAACCGTGAAAGGAGCTAAGCTTGGCTCTAAGGAACTATGGTTCTATCCAACCGAAATTGCAAGTGGTAAAGTGGAAGCAGAAATAGGCACTGCTGGAAGTATCCCAATGCTGCTGATAACCGTTCTTCCCATATGCGCCTTCGCGAAAAATCCCGTCTACATTCACATTTCGAAGGGCGGCACGGACGTTTCTCACTCTCCCACAATAAACTATCTGCGCCATGTTTTTCTCCCAACTCTTGGGAAGATAGGGTTAAGGTCTTCTCTTACAGTTCACAAATATGGCTACTACCCGAAGGGTATGGGCGAAGTTTCCGTTAAGGTTATGCCCTGCCCGAAACTTGCTTCTTTCAGCTTTGGAGAATTTGGGCTACTTGAATCGTTGAAAGGAGTGTCAGTTTGCACTTTTTTAGCTGACCGAAAGGTTGCTAAACGTCAGGCAAATGCTGCCAACAACCTTTTAAAAACACATGGGTACGAGGCTGACATCCAAGTTGTAAACGATTTTTCGAATCCTCTGCAGAAAGGCAGCTCTCTCTCCTTATGGGCACAAACTAGTACAGGTATTCTTGTAGGCGGCGACGCTATTGGTGAACTGAGAAAGCCCAGCGAAGCAGTGGGTAGAGAAGCTGCAGAAAACTTGGTGCGGGAAATAGAGGCTAAAGCTACCATGGACGTTCATCTTGCAGACATGCTAGTGCCGTACATGGCGTTGGCAAAGGGCGAATCGGTTTTCCTTACACGCTCAATAACCGACCACTTGGAAACCAACATATGGTTTGCTCAAGAAATTTTAGATGTAAAATTCGAAGTAAGCAAAGCTGGAAATCTGTACAAAGTAGAGAAAAGAGCATCTTGA
- the hutU gene encoding urocanate hydratase: MVKTEKLVKCVTGPELHCKNWQIEGVYRMLHHVLDPEVAKDSEQLIVYGGTGKAARNWECFNKIVETLEKLETNETMLIQSGKPVAVFRTHEWAPRTLIVNSMLVPKWATWDYFYELEQKGLIMFGQMTAGSWAYIGTQGILQGTYETLAAIAKEHFNGSLRRKLVLTAGLGEMGGAQPLAVTMNDGVALVVEIDKRAIERRLRHKYLETWTDNLDDAIGMAMDAKREETPKSIGLLGNAAEVHPELVKRGIIPDVVTDQTSAHDPLNGYYPMELTKEEADKLREEKPTEYIKKAKASMKVQVKAMVRMMRKGAVTFDYGNNLRQHAYDAGYKDAFAYPGFVQRYIRPMFCEGKGPFRWTSLVGTREDIYKLDDVILEEFAHNKELCRWIQKAKEKVKFQGLPARVCWLGYGERAKFGKIINDMVHKGELAGPIWIGRDHLDCGSVASPNRETEGMMDGSDAIADWPILNALLNAVGGATWVSVHHGGGVGIGYSIHAGMCIVADGTKEIEKRLTTVLTTDPGIGIVRHADAGYKKAKAIARENNIKTPMLH; the protein is encoded by the coding sequence TTGGTTAAGACTGAGAAGCTTGTTAAATGTGTGACAGGTCCAGAGCTGCATTGTAAGAACTGGCAAATCGAAGGCGTTTACCGCATGCTCCACCACGTTCTGGATCCTGAGGTGGCGAAGGACTCTGAACAGCTTATTGTTTATGGAGGCACAGGGAAGGCCGCCCGCAACTGGGAATGCTTCAACAAAATTGTCGAAACTTTAGAGAAACTTGAAACAAATGAGACTATGCTAATCCAAAGCGGTAAGCCAGTAGCGGTTTTCAGGACTCACGAGTGGGCACCAAGAACTCTAATTGTGAATTCCATGTTAGTTCCGAAATGGGCAACTTGGGACTACTTCTACGAGTTGGAACAGAAAGGCTTGATCATGTTTGGCCAGATGACAGCGGGATCTTGGGCTTACATTGGCACCCAAGGAATTTTACAAGGCACCTACGAAACATTGGCAGCAATCGCAAAGGAACATTTCAACGGAAGTTTGCGAAGGAAACTCGTCTTAACAGCTGGCTTAGGCGAGATGGGCGGCGCACAACCTCTAGCAGTGACTATGAATGACGGAGTAGCTTTAGTTGTGGAAATCGACAAAAGAGCTATAGAAAGACGACTCAGACACAAGTATTTGGAAACATGGACTGACAACCTTGACGACGCAATAGGAATGGCGATGGACGCTAAAAGAGAAGAAACGCCCAAAAGCATCGGGCTCCTCGGTAACGCTGCAGAAGTGCATCCAGAACTCGTGAAGAGAGGGATAATACCAGACGTTGTAACTGACCAAACTTCTGCTCACGACCCCCTTAACGGATACTACCCCATGGAGCTTACTAAGGAAGAAGCTGATAAACTAAGAGAGGAAAAACCAACTGAATACATTAAGAAAGCAAAGGCAAGTATGAAAGTTCAAGTTAAAGCCATGGTTAGGATGATGCGGAAAGGCGCAGTAACCTTCGACTACGGCAACAACCTACGTCAACATGCCTACGACGCAGGCTACAAAGACGCCTTCGCATATCCAGGCTTCGTACAACGCTACATCAGACCAATGTTCTGCGAAGGAAAAGGTCCCTTCCGCTGGACATCACTTGTAGGCACCCGAGAGGACATCTACAAACTAGATGACGTAATCCTCGAAGAATTCGCCCACAATAAGGAACTATGTCGCTGGATACAAAAAGCTAAGGAAAAAGTGAAGTTTCAAGGCTTACCAGCCCGTGTCTGCTGGCTGGGCTATGGAGAAAGAGCAAAATTCGGAAAAATCATAAACGACATGGTTCACAAAGGCGAACTCGCTGGTCCTATATGGATAGGGCGCGACCATTTAGACTGTGGAAGCGTCGCTTCCCCGAATCGCGAAACGGAAGGCATGATGGACGGCAGCGATGCTATTGCAGACTGGCCAATACTGAACGCTTTACTCAACGCGGTCGGGGGCGCAACTTGGGTTTCTGTCCATCACGGTGGTGGCGTGGGCATAGGCTATAGTATCCATGCAGGCATGTGCATCGTAGCTGACGGTACAAAAGAGATAGAAAAACGTTTAACAACAGTTCTGACAACTGACCCAGGGATAGGTATTGTAAGACATGCAGATGCCGGCTACAAGAAAGCTAAAGCAATTGCGAGAGAAAACAATATCAAAACACCCATGCTGCATTAA
- a CDS encoding M48 family metalloprotease, whose amino-acid sequence MSSLLKLRASMIGTLAVIIGLSTLFFTAILHLTVGFNIIWLIIFIIGFNILQWLIAPYLIDAIYRVRPISQSENPELCAKIEQLSQRSGIKTPRLMLARIPIPNAFAYGSPITGTRVAITEGLMKTLESEEVEAVIGHELGHLKHRDVQVMMFVSILPAIFYFIGYSFIFSSMFGGRSRNNSAGAAAIIGIISIFLYWILTLFMLYLSRLREYYADRHSASIVEDGPRKLSEGLAKIVHESGRIKKRMPKSGQLNSFKALFISDPDRAVADAKAMAQFRAGDRRLVEEVLQRKVTGVDRFLELFSSHPNIVKRLKALQRLA is encoded by the coding sequence ATGAGTTCTCTTCTAAAGCTACGAGCTTCCATGATTGGAACATTAGCAGTTATCATAGGACTTTCCACACTATTCTTCACAGCTATATTGCATCTAACTGTGGGTTTCAACATCATATGGCTAATCATTTTCATAATTGGCTTCAACATTCTGCAATGGCTAATTGCACCGTACTTAATTGACGCTATCTACCGAGTACGACCGATCTCACAATCAGAAAACCCTGAACTATGTGCTAAAATAGAGCAGTTAAGCCAAAGAAGCGGCATCAAAACACCTCGATTGATGCTGGCACGCATTCCAATTCCAAACGCTTTCGCTTACGGCTCTCCTATTACAGGCACCAGAGTAGCCATTACAGAAGGGCTAATGAAGACTCTGGAGAGCGAAGAAGTTGAAGCAGTTATTGGCCACGAACTAGGCCACTTAAAACACCGAGACGTACAAGTGATGATGTTTGTCTCTATTCTACCTGCAATCTTCTACTTCATAGGCTACTCTTTCATATTCTCCTCAATGTTTGGGGGAAGAAGCAGAAACAACAGCGCTGGGGCAGCAGCAATCATCGGAATAATCAGCATCTTCCTATACTGGATACTCACTCTATTTATGTTATACTTGAGCCGCTTACGGGAATACTACGCCGACCGTCATAGCGCATCGATTGTAGAAGACGGACCGAGAAAACTTTCTGAAGGCTTGGCAAAAATAGTTCACGAAAGCGGACGAATTAAGAAGAGAATGCCAAAATCAGGACAACTAAACTCTTTCAAAGCCCTCTTCATATCGGACCCTGACAGGGCTGTGGCAGACGCGAAGGCAATGGCTCAATTCAGAGCAGGCGATAGAAGATTAGTTGAGGAGGTGTTGCAAAGAAAAGTAACGGGCGTAGACAGGTTTCTGGAATTGTTCTCCAGCCATCCAAACATTGTGAAAAGATTGAAAGCTCTTCAGAGACTTGCATAA